One Gammaproteobacteria bacterium genomic window, CGGCAGTCAACGTCGCTTCCGTGCCGCAGCGCAGCCCATTGCGTTATCCTGGCGGTAAAACCTGGCTGGTGCCTCATATCCGCGCCTGGCTTGGCTCTTTCGCGCAGCCGCCGCCACTGCTCGTAGAACCATTTGCCGGAGGCGGGATCGTATCGCTCACTGCGGTAATGGAGGGCTTGGCGGATCATTGCCTCATGACCGAGATAGATCATGACGTAGCGGCCTTTTGGCATGCCGTCATACACCACGGCCCCGCTCTTTGCGACAGAATTTTGCGCTTCCAACCTACACGTACCGCCGTGGAAGAGCTCTTGAACAGCACCCCGACCGACGTGCTGGAACACGGATTCCGCACCCTCGTACTCAACCGCACGCGCCGCGGCGGCATACTCGCCCCGGGGGCATCTCTGTCGCGTACCGGCGAAAACGGGAAAGGAATTGCATCGCGTTGGTATTCCTGGACTATCGTGCGGCGCATAAAAGCGATCGGAGCGCACGCCGACCGCATCCGTTTCTGCGAAACGGACGGACTCGCCTTCCTCAAGACCATTGTCGAGCTCTCCGACACCAAGATCGCAGCCTTCATTGACCCGCCATATACCGCAGGCGGCAAACGCGCCGGCCGGCGACTTTACGCGCACAACGACATTGACCATTCGCGCCTCTTCCAAATTCTTGCTGACAGCAACGCCGATTTCCTGATGACCTATGACCAGTCGCCCGAGATCCTGGCCCTCGTTCGCAGACACCGGTTCCATGCAGTCCAGGTGCTGATGAAGAACACGCATCACGCTCGGATACCAGAGATCGTTATCACGCCGAAACCCGTATTCGAACAGTGAGCCCGCAACGTCGCAATCCCGGCAAGCGTCCCGAGCGCTACGGAATTGCCGAATGGTATGGGCATGTTTTTACGGCACTTAGCGCCGCCGAGCGCCAGGATTTTGCGGCAAAAACTAAAAAGGGGAACAGGCCGCCGTGCCCATTCCAGGCCGGCAAACCGCCTTGCACCAAGGCTGGGGGCGTTTGCTCAATCCAACGCTACCGGAAAACGGGCCATGATCG contains:
- a CDS encoding DNA adenine methylase is translated as MQSKLAYNIVALKGKNGIPISPIPAVNVASVPQRSPLRYPGGKTWLVPHIRAWLGSFAQPPPLLVEPFAGGGIVSLTAVMEGLADHCLMTEIDHDVAAFWHAVIHHGPALCDRILRFQPTRTAVEELLNSTPTDVLEHGFRTLVLNRTRRGGILAPGASLSRTGENGKGIASRWYSWTIVRRIKAIGAHADRIRFCETDGLAFLKTIVELSDTKIAAFIDPPYTAGGKRAGRRLYAHNDIDHSRLFQILADSNADFLMTYDQSPEILALVRRHRFHAVQVLMKNTHHARIPEIVITPKPVFEQ